The genomic interval TGTCGCCTGCGGAGTGGTGGCAACCTTCTTTAGCGCCTTCTTGCTTGCCGCTGCGACTGCCTTGCGGGCAGCACCTACCTTCACGTGGACTCGGCGTGTAGCAGGAACCCTCTTCGTTTTGGCGCGGGAAACGCTTGCAGTTCGCTTGGTGACGAGCTGACGCTTCATTGGAGGTGCAGCGTTTCTCTTAGAAGCCTCCGGTTTCGCCTTTGTCGCGACCTCCTTGGTGACGATCGGCATCGTTTGTGCCAGTTGAGGCTTCGTCTTCGACGCCAGTTTCTTCTTCAAAGGCGCTCGAGCTGCCTTCAACTTGAGCATCAGCTTGGAGGGGCTGAGCTCTGGAGTGACCTTGACCTTCTTCACCCTCTCCACGCGTGTCTGCTTGTTGCATAGCGTCTCTGTCTGCATCATCTGCGCCACGTTGTACACAGACAGCTGTTTGTTTTTTTCACTTGTGCGCAGAATAGCGGCCCGGGTAAGAACATCGTCGTATACGGATTGGCCACTCCGTGTCTCCGCGAGTAGGGTTGCGACGCTGACGTCGTCCAAGCTGCTGTCAAGACTGTACGCTGCGCGGTTAATCTTGATCGACTGGAGTAACCGCTTCGCAATGAAGAAGCCGCAATCAGAACTACGCAGCATCTCTAGTCGCTCGAGACTGCGGTGAACTCTGAAGTAGATGCCATCACGTGAGCGATCCGTGTTGACGAGGGAGCGAAAGAGCTGATCCTGCACTGCGTTGCTGCCGAGATCGACCTTGATACCGCGAAACGACGCAAACAGTCGTATGATTTCAAAGCGCTTCCGGTTGAAGCCGGCGCACCGGCTGGCGCAGAACAATTCAAAGAAGGGTGCCTCAATATCCGAGATGGGGGCGAACAAGTTCCGCAGctctggggggagggagctgTAGCGATGCATTACGAGCTTCTCCCCGGATATGGTGATGTTAGAAAAGGAACGCAGCTGCGCTACTGCCGTAAAGGCGCTCTTGCGCGTTGGTGTAACGGAGCGCTGCATTTCTGTGAATGAGTTGAAGAGCAACATGCTGGGACTAACAAAACGCTTGAAGGTGGATGCCACGTTCACGTGTGCCCGTTCTGCGCTCGTAGAGAACTTCTTCACCTTCAGTTTTTCCTGCAGTTGCCTAGTATCCTTGTTGCTCATCGCCTGCATCGTCGACTTTGCCATGAGCGCGGTGAAACTCTCGTCGCCGGCTTTCAGCAGGACCTTATTGCTGCCAAAGAGTCGCATAAGCAAGTTAAACTTGttgtgctttttttctggGTCTCCAGTCATGAGTGCAGCACGCTGCAATGCCTGCGAATTGTACATTTCACGCCGAAAAGCCGGCAGCTTCCCCCACAGCGTTGCCATGATTCGCATGTTG from Leishmania panamensis strain MHOM/PA/94/PSC-1 chromosome 15 sequence carries:
- a CDS encoding hypothetical protein (TriTrypDB/GeneDB-style sysID: LpmP.15.1450), translated to MMRHFRVSAATQPQCTARTKMTGFNLFTQSMQKEKKVLKAKSLKGGYGNMRIMATLWGKLPAFRREMYNSQALQRAALMTGDPEKKHNKFNLLMRLFGSNKVLLKAGDESFTALMAKSTMQAMSNKDTRQLQEKLKVKKFSTSAERAHVNVASTFKRFVSPSMLLFNSFTEMQRSVTPTRKSAFTAVAQLRSFSNITISGEKLVMHRYSSLPPELRNLFAPISDIEAPFFELFCASRCAGFNRKRFEIIRLFASFRGIKVDLGSNAVQDQLFRSLVNTDRSRDGIYFRVHRSLERLEMLRSSDCGFFIAKRLLQSIKINRAAYSLDSSLDDVSVATLLAETRSGQSVYDDVLTRAAILRTSEKNKQLSVYNVAQMMQTETLCNKQTRVERVKKVKVTPELSPSKLMLKLKAARAPLKKKLASKTKPQLAQTMPIVTKEVATKAKPEASKRNAAPPMKRQLVTKRTASVSRAKTKRVPATRRVHVKVGAARKAVAAASKKALKKVATTPQATAATDEDDDLFAEDVMTENEGSDVDPDFVDKFADATVAPVTQPTAPAKQRHKETKRRAVRSHLLAPESMLPAAARSQKVITAHTSTCKKAPRPVSTSHSLPFTPTRRKISFADNIRAQLASFL